From the genome of Papaver somniferum cultivar HN1 chromosome 2, ASM357369v1, whole genome shotgun sequence, one region includes:
- the LOC113349773 gene encoding 40S ribosomal protein S20-1-like — translation MAAAAMLKPMKQGFEEPQEQLHRIRITLSSKNVKNLEKVCSDLVSGAKNKRLKVKGPVRMPTKTLHITTRKTPCGEGTNTWDRFELRVHKRVIDLVSSSEVVKQITSITIEPGVEVEVTIADP, via the exons ATGGCGGCAGCAGCTATGTTAAAACCTATGAAGCAAGGTTTTGAAGAGCCACAGGAACAACTTCATCGTATTAGGATTACTCTTTCATCCAAGAACGTCAAGAATCTTGAAAAAG TTTGCTCTGACCTTGTGAGTGGTGCAAAGAACAAGAGATTGAAAGTTAAGGGACCAGTAAGGATGCCCACCAAGACTTTGCACATCACCACCAGGAAAACTCCCTGTGGTGAAG GTACAAACACTTGGGATAGGTTTGAGCTCCGTGTGCACAAGAGGGTGATTGATCTTGTGAGTTCATCAGAAGTAGTAAAGCAAATCACATCTATCACAATTGAACCAGGTGTCGAGGTTGAGGTGACCATTGCAGACCCATGA
- the LOC113354254 gene encoding uncharacterized protein LOC113354254, producing the protein MGSSESTLSSSQQVDQITTVTEKPEDGVDPLLEQLRSLKITTPILTSIPTENSFTDILVRKPYPSSAPGTLNPKVLLELFSMYRDWQERKTKTISQRQEDIENKIEVADALAVKLLQRFNYSVSAMRTTAHHLSGVHPLQVEVGELKGRLTEVISNCDALCKRIAEEGPESLQSSIKPFATLSNSSFSKPFASSSKILEPNQQYSSSLQQITNTSSSTD; encoded by the exons ATGGGCTCATCAGAATCCACGCTATCAAGCTCACAG CAAGTGGATCAGATTACTACGGTGACAGAAAAACCAGAGGACGGTGTTGATCCTCTCTTAGAACAGCTTAGATCTCTTAAAATC ACAACCCCAATTCTAACTTCGATACCAACAGAAAATAGCTTCACTGATATTCTCGTCAGGAAACCCTATCCGTCTTCTGCTCCAG GCACTCTAAATCCCAAGGTGCTGCTCGAGTTGTTCTCTATGTATCGTGATTGGCAGGAGAGGAAGACTAAAACAATTAGCCAGAGACAG GAggatattgaaaataaaatagaAGTTGCAGATGCTCTGGCGGTTAAGCTACTTCAACGTTTTAATTACTCGGTATCAGCTATGAGAACAACTGCCCACCATCTTTCAGGAG TCCACCCGTTGCAAGTTGAAGTTGGTGAGCTGAAAGGAAGACTGACTGAAGTGATAAGTAATTGTGATGCATTATGCAAGAGAATCGCGGAAGAGGGCCCTGAATCATTACAATCATCCATCAAGCCATTTGCTACGCTTAGCAACAGTTCGTTTTCCAAGCCATTTGCTTCTTCTAGCAaaattttagaacctaaccaacAATATTCTTCATCTTTGCAGCAAATTACTAACACAAGCTCATCAACTGACTGA